One genomic window of Clostridioides difficile ATCC 9689 = DSM 1296 includes the following:
- a CDS encoding phage tail tube protein yields MKAKIDAKRIISGTFGECWLDNKQLTSTKGMEAKVDIDKEEIKLCGQIMTTYKMIGATGKGSITLYKISTLFGEYVEKMLNEGKEFKVTIISKLQDPDSYGSERIALYGCMFDDLTLADWEAAKVGEIEVPFTFEGFEYLDKIKEK; encoded by the coding sequence TTGAAAGCTAAAATAGATGCAAAAAGAATAATATCTGGTACTTTTGGAGAGTGTTGGCTAGATAATAAGCAACTTACATCAACAAAAGGGATGGAAGCCAAGGTTGATATAGATAAAGAAGAAATAAAATTATGTGGTCAAATAATGACCACATATAAAATGATTGGTGCAACTGGAAAAGGATCTATAACTCTTTATAAGATAAGTACCTTATTTGGCGAGTATGTCGAAAAAATGTTAAATGAAGGTAAAGAATTTAAAGTAACTATAATAAGTAAATTGCAAGACCCAGATTCATATGGTTCTGAGAGAATTGCACTTTATGGATGTATGTTTGACGACTTAACTTTGGCTGATTGGGAAGCTGCGAAAGTTGGAGAAATAGAAGTACCATTCACATTTGAAGGATTTGAAT
- a CDS encoding phage tail terminator family protein: MLTNRDIIIAVNKRIENEFRYIDIFINEDNIQGFEEACFFVQLLPVSNNIANKVLDTKKIFIDIEYYQKARKNKLNLYDIQSRLEKIFNRNIRVKDRSLIIENISPSIAKDPVGYKLTFLMTVSYFEEVYFEEVYFENETFEIMESVDLEIGSD, from the coding sequence TTGCTTACAAACAGAGACATTATAATAGCAGTTAATAAAAGAATCGAAAATGAGTTTAGATATATAGATATTTTTATTAATGAGGATAATATACAAGGCTTTGAGGAGGCTTGTTTTTTTGTGCAACTTTTACCTGTTTCTAATAATATTGCAAATAAAGTTTTAGATACTAAAAAGATATTCATAGATATTGAATATTACCAAAAGGCTAGAAAAAATAAATTAAATCTATACGACATACAAAGTAGATTAGAAAAAATATTTAACAGAAACATTAGAGTTAAAGATAGAAGTTTAATCATTGAGAATATATCTCCATCAATCGCAAAAGATCCTGTAGGATATAAACTAACTTTTCTAATGACTGTATCTTATTTTGAAGAAGTCTATTTTGAAGAAGTCTATTTTGAAAATGAAACATTTGAAATTATGGAAAGTGTAGATTTAGAGATAGGAAGTGATTAA
- a CDS encoding phage tail sheath subtilisin-like domain-containing protein: MGLPEINISFIQAGKTFVKRSGGIVALILKDTKNIGLVEIKEIEDIPENYSPTNLDYIKMAMKGNVYPPNKVLVYTLDTDESIDDALDFLETCEFNYLCMPDETEQDLPKIKTWIKKMREDNKIKVKAITASNSADYEGIINFTATDIEVEGKKYTSNEFLPRIAGFIAGTPSTQSVTYAEIPEVTNIPKLTRAEANTRINNGELILIKESGAIVIARGVTSFTTITDSKGDIFKKIKLVDTLDQIHNDIKKIIVKNYIGKTQNTYDNKCLLIVAIQLYLQELEKDGLIDEGSTVEINLDAQRAWLKKQNIDISNMEEQQIKEYNTDTLVFLKARIKLIDAMEDVYLDISM; encoded by the coding sequence ATGGGTTTACCAGAAATTAATATTTCTTTTATCCAAGCAGGAAAAACTTTTGTTAAACGCTCTGGTGGTATTGTAGCGCTTATTTTAAAAGATACAAAAAATATAGGGTTAGTTGAGATAAAAGAAATAGAGGATATTCCAGAAAATTATTCTCCCACTAATTTAGATTATATAAAAATGGCTATGAAGGGAAATGTATATCCTCCAAATAAAGTATTAGTTTATACATTAGATACAGATGAATCAATAGATGATGCACTAGATTTTCTTGAAACTTGTGAGTTTAATTATCTTTGTATGCCAGATGAGACAGAACAAGATTTGCCTAAAATCAAAACGTGGATTAAGAAAATGAGAGAAGATAATAAAATAAAGGTTAAAGCTATTACTGCAAGTAATTCAGCGGATTATGAAGGTATAATAAACTTTACAGCAACTGATATTGAAGTTGAAGGTAAAAAATACACTTCAAATGAATTTCTGCCAAGAATAGCAGGTTTTATTGCAGGAACTCCATCAACTCAATCTGTAACATATGCAGAAATACCAGAAGTTACTAATATACCTAAGCTAACAAGAGCTGAAGCAAATACAAGGATAAATAATGGAGAGCTAATTTTAATAAAAGAAAGTGGAGCTATAGTAATCGCTAGAGGAGTTACATCCTTTACAACAATTACTGATTCAAAAGGTGATATATTCAAAAAGATTAAGTTGGTTGATACACTAGATCAAATTCATAACGATATTAAAAAAATAATTGTAAAAAATTATATAGGAAAAACTCAAAACACTTATGATAATAAGTGTTTACTTATTGTTGCAATACAATTATATCTTCAAGAATTAGAAAAAGATGGTTTAATTGATGAAGGTTCAACTGTAGAAATTAATTTAGATGCTCAAAGAGCATGGCTAAAAAAACAAAATATAGATATATCTAATATGGAAGAACAACAGATAAAAGAATACAATACTGACACTCTTGTATTTTTAAAAGCAAGAATTAAATTAATAGATGCAATGGAAGATGTATACTTAGACATCTCTATGTAG